In Excalfactoria chinensis isolate bCotChi1 chromosome 27, bCotChi1.hap2, whole genome shotgun sequence, the DNA window TCTTTTGCTTAAGCACTTTGTCTTGCCGTCAGCCAGAAACTCTTTGGTGTGTGGGAAGGATCAGGGGGTTGGGCTCAAGAATGCCCAAATCCAACACAGGAATAATAAGTACCTCCAGTTAAGAGATGTTGTGTGCTGATTGTTCTCCTCCTTGTTCTAACAAGCCTGgaactgcagctgggaagccaAGCAGACTCTGTGGAGCAGTCGGAGGACTCGagttcagcttcagcttcttcccAATCTGTGGCCAAAgcgcagcagctgagctccactGGGGCTGGGAAGACCCCCTTATCTGTAGAAGATGACTTGGAAAAGTTCATGGGGGAAATCTCAGGAGGGAACCTGGAAGCAGAAATTGGCTTGGACCCAGGGAAGGATGTGGATGAGCTCCTTCTTGAACTTGATGAGATGATTGACAGTTGAACTGCATAGTCTTATAGTATATAAAATAACACaataaaaccttttctttgtgGTTGGATACCCCAGAGTGATGCTTTTCTAAAGGAGGCTTCACAATGAGTCTTAAATCACAGCTGAACTGGTCAACCAAATGGGCAGACTGCATTCCATTGTGCTGagttctcctgctgctcagagttGAGGTCCTGTGCATCCATTCCCTGCTCCTGGTTGGCTCCTTTGGGCAGCAAGAGGAGCAAGCAGTTAtcagcagtgatgcagcagcagtgagagaagcaggagctgcaggacacAAGCTGCGTTACTTTCTCCCCCCGCTCCCACTATTGTGATGTGTGATGCCATTAAGGGTCCCTCAGGCAGTCGCTGCCATCGGAGGAGTTATCAGTCATTGAGCTGATTGTAGATACTTGATTTCTGGAAGCCAACACATGTGAGGCTGGCAGTTCAGTTATGGCTGTGTGTACAGCTGGTCACCACTGGCCTCCCCCACTGCAGCTCCCCATGTCCCACATTTCCCCCATCTCCATTCTCACGCTGTCCCACTGTCACCCTGTTACAccattgctgtgtgctgtaaACTTTTATTGCCCCCTGAAGAGGTTCTCATTGTACACCACCTGTGTGTCTACTACTGGCGGTCCCAACTTCCTGCCCAGGTAGGTGCTTGGGAGGGACACTGAAGGACTCCATGGACCTCTAtgggggtctctgtggggttcctatgggtctctatggctTGTTGTggatctttcttttctctacgGGTTCTTATGGGTCTGTCTGGGATCTCTGTTGGTTCCTATGGGTTGGTGTGGGGTGTCTGCGTGTCCCACTATTGGTCTCTGTGTCCTTATGGATCTCTAAGGGGTCTCTGTAGGTCGTTATGGGATAAGAACCTCACTCACCCCCCTCCTATTTCCCCAACAGGTTACACCCCGCTTCCTGGTCACAACTACCCTTCAGGTAACAGCGTCCCCAACCTGACCCTGTCCCCACTGCCATCAGTGAGGGCTGAGTGACCCCATCTCTCAGCCCACGTCCCCGCAGGCAGCATCTGATGGACACCTTCTGTCACCAGCTGTCCCTGCGTGTCCCCATCCCCGACCCTGAGCCGTAGTGCTGCCATTAAAGACACTCTGCAGCCTCTCTTGGTGTCTCCGTGGACTTTTGGGATCAAGGTGGTGTCTCCACATGGGTTTCGGTTTCGCTTCACAACCTGCGGGAGCTCATTCTGCCTGGCGCCCGGTGACGTCACGCACGCTCCCGTTCACCATTGGCGAAACGGAGGCGGAGGAGCCAATGGGAGTGCGGGGAGGGTCCGGGAAGTCCCAAAGAGCTGAAGGAGCGTCAGTTCCCGGAGCGCAACGATGTGGCTGtgcgggatgctggggctgctgctgtgcgccgtgtgcggggcggcgggcggtgagTGCGGCCGGACCGGGACCCCTCCGTCCCCGTAACCCCACCCCGGGGCTGTGCCCGTGGGACCCCCACCCGCGGCTCACGGCCCCGCTGCGCTCCGGCCCCGCAGAGCTCCATTCCCTGCGGCACTTTGATACCGCAATGACGGatcccggccccgggctgccctGGTTCGTGTCTGTGGGGTACGTGGACGGCAAAATCTTCGTGCACTACAACAGCACCGCGCAGATGTGCGTGCCCCGCACCGAGTGGATGGTGGCCAACATGGACCAGCAGTACTGGGATGAGCAGTCGGAGATCGCACAGAGCAATGAGCAGAATAACCGCGTGAGCCTGGGCAATGTAGCACAGCTTTACAACCAGAGCGGCGGTGAGCACGGCCGGCACCGCGGctccgtgctgtgggatggggctccatggcgcagtgccgcccgcaccccccagggctggtcctgcccggcggcaccgcCCCGTGGCTGCCCGTCACAGCCCCACCGAGCTCGGGGTGCTGCGACCCGGGGGGACCCAAAACCCATTCCCACTACAGTGGGACCCCTGGAGCCGGAGGAGCCCCTCAACCcctggctgtgtttcagggtCTCACACGGTGCAATGGATGTTCGGATGTGACATCCTCGAGGATGGCACCACCCAGGGGTATTATCGGGAGGCCTATGATGGGAGAGACTTCATTGCCTTCGACAAAGACACGATGACATTCACTGCGGTGGTTCCAGAGGCAATTCCCATCAAGAGGAAGTGGGAGGAAGGTGGTGATGCTGAGGGATGGAAACATTATCTGTTGGAAACCTGTCCGCAGCGGCTGCGGAGTTACATAGAGaacaggaaggcagagctggggaggacagGTGAGGGGGGGGCTGCGATGTCAGGCTGTAGGTGGGGCGGGGGCTCAGCGTGGGGATTTCAGCCCGGCCCTCACTGCCGCCCACCTTCAGAGCAACCCGAGGTGCgagtgtgggggaaggaggccgACGGGATCCTGACCTTGTCCTGCCGCGCTCACGGCTTCTACCCGCGGCCCATCGCCGTCAGCTGGGTGAAGGACGGCGCGGTGCTGGGCCAGGACACCCACTCGGGGGGCATCGTGCCCAACAGCGACGGCACCTACCACACCTGGGTCACCATCGAGGCTCTGCCGGGGGACGGGGACAAGTACCAGTGCCGCGTGGAGCACgccagcctgccccagcccgGCCTCTACTCGTGGGGTGAgtgaggggatgtggggctggggggctccgggctgccccttcccctgctgacgGCCCTGCCTTTCCCCAGAGCGGCCACAGTCCAGCTTGGTGCCCATCGTGGTGGGGGTGGTCGTTGCCATTGTGGTCATAGCCATCATGGCTGGTGTTGGATTCATGATCTACAGACACCATGCAGGTAAAAGTGGAGACGTGGTGGGGACTTGGGGGATTTGTGGCTCCCTCAGGagctcccagcctggctgtgatgtgaacctgtgctgatgcatctctctgtctgcaggagAAAGGCTACAACGTGGCTCCCAGTGAGTGATGAGGGCAGCGCTGTCCCCCACCTCTGCCTGGTGCCAGGGCAGCGTTGGGGTCCCCACTTTCTCCCAGGGTTCCCCTTCCTGTTGCTCggggctgctccatgccccacagtgagcacagggctggggctcaTGGCTCTTCTTCTCTTACAGTTCAGGAAGGTGGATCCAGCAGCTCATGCACAGGTGTGGTGTGGGGCTGGGTGTTGGAAGGGGTCCCTGTGCTCCTTGTGGtgctgcaccagggctgggctgcactgggaCTCTGCAGGGAGATGCCCATAGCAAATGGTTGGGATGTGAACACGGCCCTATGGGACACCATCTCTTCTCATCCCCACAGGGAGTAACCAAAccatctgagtgctgtgctaCAGCCTGCAAGGAGCCAACTGGCCACACAAGCACTTGGGATTGGTGATGAACACAGCCCCATTCTCTCAACCTCTCacatctccctctgcttcctatgctgttctgctttgcctGTGCAGCTTCTTGTGAAATAAAGTGTTGAGTtgttctgtgctcagcctgcctgcattctgctctgtgctgagtaCCCGCTGCCCTCTCCTattctgctcctcctgctgctcccagccttcATGTATCCCCCCATCCCTCATCACCTCCCCTCTGTGACCCCATGCTGATGGCTGCCTGCTCCCCATCCTGTCTTTCCCAATAGCCATCCCTGTGAGCTGGAATGTGATCTCCTCGGTTCTCCTCCCAGCTGTTCCTACATATACCCACCACGTGTTTGTTCTGCAGCACTTACCGTACCCcccccatcctgctgcctttccagTCCTCACCCACAACCTTACCCActccacatccctcctcccACCCTTCCCTGTGCTCTCGTGTCCGTGCTGTGTCCCCTCCGGCTCCATGAGCCGACCATATTGTACCCCACACCCAAATAAATTATTGTTTGCTGCCCTCCAGCTCTCTTCTggttcttttcttccccccgtttgttgttgttgggagctcagctcttcctgctTGTGGTGCTGGGcgtccctccctctccctgcgCTTCTTACATCACCGGGACTCACCGCCCGGCTACAAACACGCGGCTTTATTCCCTCTTCTGCGTCCCACCCCCAGCTCTGGTGGCACTCAGTGGtgttgtaatacaagaagaaattcacagagcagcagccatggatcaagAATAGGACTTGACAGAGCaacagctgtggagcaggataaacagtATGAGAACCAcggacacctctaggaaaggAATGAATGGCTCATGGCTTTGAAGGGGGcttttagggttgttattgcagtagctttcctccaattagtgtgtgtgatttttggacgccctcgtctgtctgctataaaagtatggctttttgGGCAATAAATGGACGCTGCTATATGTAACCATattgctgtgtggctgcttgTCCGAGCGCGCTGACCTCTAGCCTTCAGGTTCAACAACGCGCCTTCAGTGCCTCTCCGTGTCCGCATTGTAGCTGTCTCTGCCCTACCTGCGGGAGCGCATTCTGCCTAGCGCCCGATGATGTCACGCACGTTCCCGATCGCCACTGGCGAGACGGAGGCGGAGGAGCCAATGGGAGTGCGGGAAGGGACCGGAGAGTCCCAAAAAGATGATGGTGCGGACCCCCACCCGCGGCTCCCGCTGCGCTCCGGCCCCGCAGAGCTCCATTCCCTGCGGTACATCCACACCGCGATGACGGatcccggccccgggctgccctGGTTCGTGTCTGTGCGGTACGTGGACGGCGAAATCTTCGTGCACTACGACAGCACCGCGCGGAGGTTCGTGCCCCGCACCGAGTGgatgaaggcagctggagctgtggatcCCGAGTACTGGGACAGGAACACCCGGATCGCACAGAGCAATGAGCAGATTCACCGCGCTACAAGCAGAACAGCGGTGAGCACGGCCGGCACCGCGGctccgtgctgtgggatggggccaAGAAACTGAATGCAGGGCTGGGCAGCTCCTGTGTAACTAAAACAAGTGAGGCATTAGACGAATTAGTGTCACGTGTCTGACAGATAACACGTAACACCACAGTATGAATTTGATCAAGGCATTGCCTGTCCCTCTGTGCCTGGGCCTGAAGTATTGCCAGACCCAAAATAGCATCGGGGGTGGAAAGTGGAACAGCAGAGTGGTTTGTGGTGGGGGAGTCGGAGGGGGGGAATGAGACTTGGGTTGAATCCAGGCAGGAACAGTTTGAAGACATTCTTCCTTGTCGAATTTGATGAAGCCCTTCCATTATTTAGTAGCAAAGAGACAAGAGTTGAGCAGCCGTTCTGTCTTTAGCAATAGAAATCTGCTGGAGTTTTGTACCAATTTTAACCCACAGCTCCCCATCAAGAGAAAACCCAGTTCTCAGCGATTCAGAAACGTTTTTACtgcaacctggaaataaatctCTAAGGTTCCCATTCTGTGTTATCTGTAACTGATGAGAAAACAGCCTTCAACTTTTGCATACTCTGATCTATCGATTGGAATGATCACTAGAATTTGTGCAGCAAATACTTGCAGAGTGCTCACAGCCATGCCTTTGAAACTAACAGGTAATGAATGGTCGTACAGGTTTATGAAGTTGCATGTCAGATAGAATCATTAGTAGTAGCAAATGTGCCAAATGTGTTCCAGGCTTTGACTTCTCTGATTAAGAACAGGCTAATTGATAGCTAATAATAAGTGAGCATTACTAATGCATTGAATGATTATTCCCATAGATTCCAGCATTGGTTCCATTAGATCCAATTTGATTTACATTTTATCTATACTTAAAATAGAAGCACCCAATAACCTGGATAATGCCTAATAATTCTAATTCCTGAGACTGCACTGGAAATGCTAGAAATTCTCCCATGATGTCACACCATTTGCAGTATAACAGGTTACAAAGCAATACCAATCGATAAGAAGCACACAGCCCCAGTCACTATGGAAGCTGGATACTAGTTTCTGCCTTGAGATGAGCCAGAACATACGGGAATGGAAGCCACATAGGGGCAGTCCTAACAACTCCCATGATGGTGGGCGACgggacagccctgcccacaCTATGCCAATGAAATGGGGTGATGAGTGCAGGGAGGGGCCAGGAAGTCTCAGCCAGCTGTAGAAGCGGTGCGGGTTGTGGTAGTTTCCGGagtgcagctctggggctgtgcGACGTGCTGTGGATGCTGtgcgggatgctggggctgctgtgcggCGCGTCTGGGACGGCGGGCGGTGAGTGCGGCCGGACCGGTCCCTCTCCGtgatcccccccccctcccctctgcGATCCCCGGACCCCCCTCCGTGGTTCACGGCGCCGTACCCGCCCCTCTCGGCCGTCCCGCCCTTCGTGGTCCCCCGGCCCCCCCACCTCCGTGGTTCACGTCCCTGCTGCGCTCTGTCCCCACAGAAATCCACTCCATGCGGTACTTTGATACCGCAATGACGGatcccggccccgggctgccctGGTTCGTGTCTGTGCGGTACGTGGACGGCGAAATCTTCGTGCACTACGACAGCACCGCGCGGAGGTTCGTGCCCCGCACCGAGTGGATGGCGGCCAACATGGACCAGCAGTACTGGGATGGGCAGACGGAGATCGCACAGGGCAATGAGCAGATTCACCGCGGGAACCTGGTCATTACAGCACGGCGCTACAACCAGAGCGGCGGTGAGCACGGCCGGCACCGCGGctccgtgctgtgggatggggctccatggCGCAGTGCCGCCCGCACCCTCCAGGGCTGGTCCCACCGGCGGCTCCATCCCGGGGCTGCCCGTCACAGCCCCACCGAGCTCGGGGTGCTGCGACCCggggggaccccaaccccatccccactacAGTGGGACCCCTGGTGCTGGAGGGGCCCCTCACTCCCTTcctggctgtgtttcagggCCTCACACGGCGCAATGAATGTTTGGATGTGACATCCTCGGGGACGGCACCAGCCAGGGTTATTATCAGTATGGCTATGATGGGAGAGACTTCATTGCCTTCGACAGACACGATGACGTTCACTGCGGCGGTTCCAGAGGCAGTTCCCATCAAGAGGAAGTGGGAGGAAGGTGGTGATGCTGAGGGATGGAAACATTACCTGGAGGAAACCTGTGTGCAGTGGCTGCGGAGTTACATAGAGaacaggaggcagagctggggagaaCAGGTGAGGGGGCGCTGCGATGTGAGGCTGCAGGTGCTCTCCTTCCTATGCTGTTATGTGTTGCCTGCACGGCTTCCAGTGAAACAAAGTGTTGGGCTGTTTTGtgctcagcctgcctgcatcctgctctgtgctgtgcttggggatggggtgggtgaGCGGACCTTGGCCTGGTTTGGCTGCTCAGATTACTGAGGACCCACTGctctctcctcttccccttcctctgctgctcactgccccCATGTATACCCCCACAGTTCATCATCTCCCCTCTGTGACCCCATGCTGATGGCTGCCTGCTCCCCATCCTGGATCAAATCTGGTTCTCCCAATAGCcatctctgtgtgctgcaaTGTGGTCTCCTTGGTGCTCCTCCCAGCTTCCCTGCGTAACCCCACCCAACTGGGCTGACACCCAGCTTCCATAACCAACCACGCACTGAGGCTGAGCTGCCCACACCCACATCCCAACCCGCTCCTCTACAAAACATCTCCACTTAATTCAAAAGTggaggtacttaataccttctttgcctcggtcttcaatagttacgcttgtaactccctgggaacgcagccccctacactggtagatgggaagggggaaccaaaagagcctcgcgtgatccgtgatgagatggttctggacctacttcgaaagctgaatgtttataagtccatggggccggatgggttgcaccctagagttctgagggagttggcggatgtggtcgccaaaccactgtccatcatttttcagcagtcttggctgactggggatgtcccggtggattggaggctggcgaaTGTGACGCCCATCTTCAAAAtgggccggaaagatgatcctggcagctacaggcccatcagtctcacctcggtgcctgggaaggttatggaaaggataatctcaggtatcatcatggatcaactaaaggtcagccaagggatcgggcctagtcagcatggatttatgaatggtagatcctgcctgactaacctgatttcattctatgacaaggtgacccgcttagtagatgagggaaaggctgtcgacgtggtctacctggacttcagtaaggcctttgacactgtcccccatcacattctggtagagaagctggctgcccgtggtttggatgggcgcacgctccgctgggtgaagaactggttggatggccaggcccagagagttgtggtcaatggagtggaatccagttggcggccggtcacaagtggcgtcccccagggctcggtgcttgggccgcttctgtttaacatcttcattgatgatttggatgaggggattgagtgcaccctcagtaagttcgcagacgacactaagctgggagggagtgttgatctgcctgaggggagaggggcactacagagagacctggatagacttgatcgatgggccaaggttaatggaatgagtttcaacagggcaaagtgtcgggtcctgcattttggtcataacaaccccaggcaaccctacacgcttggggaggtgtggctggaaagctgcctgacggaaagggaccttggtgtgctgatggacagtcggctgaatatgcgccagcagtgtgcccaggtggccaagagggccaatggcatcctggcttgtatcaggaatggtgagcaggactaaggaagtcatcctgcccctgtactcagcattggtgaggcctcacctcgagtactgtgtccagttttgggcacctcagcacaagaaggacatggaggtactggagcaggtccagagaagggcaacgaggctcattaagggcttggagaatcagccctacgaggagagactaaggaagctggggctgtttagtctgaggaagaggaggctgaggggagaccttattgccgtctgccagtacctgaaaggttcttacagtgagagtggggcaggtctcttctcactagtgacaagtgacaggacgaggggaaatggcctcaagttgcgccagggcaagtttaggttggatattagaaagaacttctttacagaaagggtggttaggtactggaatgggatacacatggttagggactggaatgggatacacatggttagggactggaatgggatacacatggttaggtactggaatgggatacacatggttagggactggaatgggatacacatggttagggactggaatgggatacacatggttatggactggaatgggatacacatggttagggactggaatgggctccccagggaggtggttgaatcgccatccctggatgtgttt includes these proteins:
- the LOC140263064 gene encoding class I histocompatibility antigen, F10 alpha chain-like, yielding MWLCGMLGLLLCAVCGAAGELHSLRHFDTAMTDPGPGLPWFVSVGYVDGKIFVHYNSTAQMCVPRTEWMVANMDQQYWDEQSEIAQSNEQNNRVSLGNVAQLYNQSGGSHTVQWMFGCDILEDGTTQGYYREAYDGRDFIAFDKDTMTFTAVVPEAIPIKRKWEEGGDAEGWKHYLLETCPQRLRSYIENRKAELGRTEQPEVRVWGKEADGILTLSCRAHGFYPRPIAVSWVKDGAVLGQDTHSGGIVPNSDGTYHTWVTIEALPGDGDKYQCRVEHASLPQPGLYSWERPQSSLVPIVVGVVVAIVVIAIMAGVGFMIYRHHAGERLQRGSHSGRWIQQLMHRE